The following proteins are co-located in the Calliphora vicina chromosome 2, idCalVici1.1, whole genome shotgun sequence genome:
- the hoe2 gene encoding P protein, with protein MGLADKFRKNKRNSPSKGIELERRRSSQNLVVPPGQVTEQSLQVWRALPPQIRHDPSMVSFQMENERLHGSAVPTDDESTLPNDYESSHEDERSFVGSEFINIKNLPRSNPNDNDRKSTDDEGTHSDHEMPNCNSVQKRIDKEEAKAKNKQKRNRIKLAKRYGLLVFWVFSAVVFMVFEEKHLLEKTLEVPQERGKNFVLHSKPTGDFNLKIFGSFNESFYDVNETESFLTIQPQISSYTQGFENATSFKDILQPWLIPLVNEELFDFAPVVSRNYTYTMTDEVMSALDSKETVMRLRIFSNVKKDMAIKMIYNPLIINVATGTLLAALILLTFYALLVWEVFERTFVAIVCSILSIAVLACFDDRPNMEEIVQWMDMELLTLLFCMMILVGILTETGVFDYLAVVAYGISQGKTWPMIYSLCIITCFVSSFLDNMTTVILMTPVAIRLCEVMGLDPVPVLMGIIVHANIGGSLTPIGDPISIIICSNHFIAANGVTFMKFVAHTIPGVILTVLQSCLYLRLIFRDIQSLRLNEPKEIKDLRREIRVWQKGANSISSFSKDADLVRETLLKKVRILKHALKRKLRGLDKTDVYVHTLEDLKAKYPIKDKKLLAQACGALVFVIICFFIQSVPQLRTLPLGWVALLGVIALLIILNREDIEHLMHRIEWTTLLFFAAMFVMMECVERLGLFTWIGEVTERIILCVDKKNRLAMAIFIILWISALASAILDSIPVTAMMVKVVVSLVAKETLGLPLEPLVWALAFGPCLGGNGTLYGASSNVLSAGIAEQHGYKISFTRYLKIVFPMMLGQITIITGYLFVSHILFEWH; from the exons GCTGTACCCACCGATGATGAATCCACCCTTCCCAACGATTATGAATCCAGCCATGAAGATGAGAGAAGTTTTGTTGGTTCAGagtttataaacattaaaaatttaccTCGTTCAAATCCAAATGACAATGATCGAAAAAG TACCGACGATGAAGGCACCCACTCGGATCATGAAATGCCAAACTGTAACAGTGTGCAAAAACGCATTGACAAAGAAGAAGCCAAAgcgaaaaataaacaaaaacgaaaTCGCATAAAACTGGCGAAACGTTatggtttgttggtgttttggGTATTTTCGGCGGTCGTTTTTATGGTATTCGAGGAAAAGCATTTGTTGGAAAAGACTTTGGAAGTACCGCAAGAAAGAGGAAAaa attttgttTTACATTCAAAACCCACGggagattttaatttaaaaatctttggcTCATTTAATGAGTCTTTCTATGATGTCAATGAAACGGAAAGTTTTCTAACTATACAGCCTCAAATATCGTCGTATACGCAAGGTTTTGAAAATGCCACCAGTTTTaag GACATTTTGCAACCCTGGCTAATACCCTTAGTCAATGAAGAACTTTTCGATTTTGCTCCTGTCGTTTCGCGTAATTACACTTACACAATGACCGATGAGGTGATGAGCGCTTTGGATAGCAAAGAAACAGTTATGCGTTTgagaatattttcaaatgtgaaAAAGGACATGGCGATTAAGATGATTTACAATCCTTTGATTATAAATGTAGCAACAGGCACTTTACTGGCGGCTTTAATATTGCTGACTTTCTATGCTCTATTGGTGTGGGAG gTCTTTGAAAGAACTTTTGTGGCAATTGTCTGTTCTATTCTGTCCATTGCTGTTTTGGCCTGTTTTGATGATCGTCCCAATATGGAGGAAATTGTACAATGGATGGACATGGAATTATTAACCCTGCTCTTCTGCATGATGATTTTAGTTGGCATTTTAACGGAAACCGGAGTTTTCGATTACTTAGCTGTGGTAGCGTATGGAATCTCCCAAGGAAAAACGTGGCCCATGATCTACAGTCTATGCATTATAACATGTTTTGTATCGAGCTTTCTGGATAACATGACCACCGTTATCCTAATGACACCCGTTGCTATACGTTTGTGTGAGGTTATGGGCCTAGATCCAGTGCCCGTACTAATGGGCATAATTGTGCATGCGAATATTGGAGGTTCTCTTACACCCATTGGCGATCCCATTAGTATAATTATATGTTCAAATCATTTTATAGCCGCCAAT GGTGTTACTTTTATGAAATTCGTGGCCCACACCATACCTGGCGTGATTTTGACTGTCCTACAGAGTTGTCTGTATTTACGTTTGATTTTTAGAGACATTCAATCATTGCGCTTAAATGAACCCaaagaaattaaagatttaagaCGTGAAATACGTGTTTGGCAAAAGGGAGCCAATTCGATTTCCTCATTTTCCAAAGATGCCGATTTAGTGCGTGAAACTTTGCTTAAGAAAGTTCGTATTTTGAAACATGCCCTGAAGCGGAAATTAAGAGGTTTGGATAAGACAGATGTTTACGTACACACACTTGAAGATTTAAAAGCTAAG tATCCCATTAAAGATAAGAAACTACTTGCCCAAGCTTGTGGTGCTCTAGTGTTTGTCATCATATGTTTCTTCATACAATCGGTACCCCAGCTGCGAACTCTACCCCTAGGCTGGGTAGCTCTACTCGGAGTTATTGCTTTGCTAATTATACTCAATCGTGAAGATATTGAACATTTAATGCATCGCATAGAATGGACCACTTTGCTATTCTTTGCCGCCATGTTTGTGATGATGGAGTGTGTGGAGCGGTTGGGCCTCTTTACCTGGATCGGTGAAGTTACCGAAAGAATTATCTTGTGTGTTGATAAAAAGAATCGTTTGGCAATGGCCATATTCATAATTTTATGGATATCTGCTTTGGCCTCGGCCATTTTGGATAGTATTCCGGTAACAGCTATGATGGTTAAAGTGGTTGTGTCGTTGGTGGCCAAAGAAACACTGGGTTTGCCCTTGGAGCCGCTGGTATGGGCTTTGGCATTTGGTCCATGTTTGGGAG GAAATGGTACTTTGTACGGCGCCTCCTCCAATGTTTTGTCAGCCGGCATCGCTGAACAACATGgctataaaatttcatttactcgttatttaaa AATTGTTTTCCCTATGATGTTGGGTCAAATTACCATAATCACTGGTTATTTATTCGTCTCTCACATTTTGTTTGAATGGCATTAA